In a genomic window of Halostella litorea:
- a CDS encoding magnesium transporter, which yields MSVREVAVDAYREALPVLAASAVGGLFAGVVLGGMRAELRSVAGLLVIVPALLATRGNVYGALGAKLSSALHQGLVAPTFDPDDERLVAAVTAAMANGVLVSAFAAVVAYAVLLSLGRPSASLLTLAAIATAAGLLSGVALTVVVVSAVFVGYRRGLNPDTLVGPVVTTTGDVFGMAMLLVATRTVLALGGG from the coding sequence ATGAGCGTCCGCGAGGTGGCCGTCGACGCCTACCGGGAGGCGCTGCCGGTGCTGGCCGCGAGCGCGGTCGGGGGGCTGTTCGCGGGGGTCGTCCTCGGCGGGATGCGGGCGGAACTGCGCTCGGTCGCCGGCCTGCTCGTGATCGTGCCCGCCCTGCTGGCCACCCGCGGCAACGTGTACGGCGCGCTCGGCGCGAAGCTCTCGTCGGCGCTCCACCAGGGGCTCGTCGCCCCCACCTTCGACCCCGACGACGAGCGGCTGGTCGCGGCGGTCACCGCCGCGATGGCCAACGGCGTGCTCGTCAGCGCCTTCGCCGCGGTCGTCGCATATGCGGTTCTCCTGTCGCTGGGCCGGCCGAGCGCGTCGCTGCTCACGCTCGCGGCGATCGCCACGGCCGCGGGGCTGCTGTCGGGGGTCGCGCTGACCGTCGTCGTCGTCTCGGCCGTGTTCGTCGGCTACCGCCGCGGGCTGAACCCGGACACGCTCGTCGGCCCCGTCGTGACGACGACGGGCGACGTGTTCGGTATGGCGATGCTCCTGGTCGCGACAAGAACGGTTCTGGCGCTGGGGGGTGGCTGA
- the surE gene encoding 5'/3'-nucleotidase SurE yields the protein MTDILLTNDDGIDGDGLAVLRDELAAVGDVTVVGPADNQSGVGRKRTSAATRADHEFGYALAGTPADCVAYGLRGLDREFDLVVSGCNHGPNMGAYVLGRSGTVGAAMEAAFLGTPAVAVSAYHNVEFFPHPPADYDFDEPARVARELVERSLEANVFESVDLLNVNAPIGATDPRIRVTHPDGDFDVLVDHDPEVPDDVEVADGERYVELRDKFWPHTVGYENPFPNVEEVRDRYDEGSDRRAVVDGEVSVSPLSAPRTATHHEKLDAIVETLNAR from the coding sequence GTGACCGATATCCTCCTCACCAACGACGACGGGATCGACGGCGACGGGCTGGCCGTCCTCCGCGACGAACTCGCCGCCGTCGGCGACGTGACGGTGGTCGGGCCCGCCGACAACCAGTCCGGCGTCGGACGCAAGCGCACCTCCGCGGCCACCCGGGCGGACCACGAGTTCGGCTACGCGCTCGCCGGCACACCGGCGGACTGCGTCGCCTACGGCCTCCGCGGGCTGGACCGGGAGTTCGACCTCGTCGTGTCGGGCTGTAACCACGGCCCGAACATGGGCGCGTACGTCCTCGGGCGCTCGGGCACCGTCGGCGCGGCGATGGAGGCGGCGTTCCTCGGCACGCCCGCCGTCGCGGTGTCGGCCTACCACAACGTCGAGTTCTTCCCGCACCCGCCGGCCGACTACGACTTCGACGAACCGGCCCGCGTCGCCCGCGAACTGGTCGAGCGGTCGCTGGAGGCGAACGTGTTCGAGTCGGTCGACCTGCTCAACGTTAATGCGCCCATCGGCGCGACCGACCCACGCATCCGCGTCACGCATCCGGACGGCGACTTCGACGTGCTCGTCGACCACGACCCCGAGGTGCCCGACGACGTGGAAGTCGCAGACGGCGAGCGCTACGTCGAACTCCGCGACAAGTTCTGGCCCCACACCGTCGGCTACGAGAACCCGTTCCCGAACGTCGAGGAGGTGCGTGACCGCTACGACGAGGGGTCGGACCGCCGCGCCGTCGTCGACGGCGAGGTGAGCGTCTCGCCGCTGTCCGCGCCGCGAACGGCCACCCACCACGAGAAACTGGACGCCATCGTCGAGACGCTGAACGCGCGGTAG
- a CDS encoding signal recognition particle protein Srp54, whose amino-acid sequence MVLDDLGSSLRGTLDKLRGKSRISEEDVEEVVKEIQRSLLQADVDVSLVMDLSDGIKERALEEEPPAGTTAREHVLRIVYEEMVDLVGESTELPLEEQTILLAGLYGSGKTTTAAKMAWWFSKKGLRPAVIQTDTDRPGAYDQAKQMAERAEVDFYGDPDEDDPVAIAEAGLDATEDADVRIVDTAGRDGLNEELIDQIEEIEAAADPDRNLLVIDAAMGQSAKDQAQEFEESIGIDGVAITKLDGTAKGGGALAAVNETGSSIAFLGTGEEVKDVERFEPDGFISRLLGMGDLKQLTERVERAMAESREEDDDDWDPEDMLQGQFTLRDMKKQMDAMNRMGPLDQVMDMIPGLGGGIKDQLPDDAMDVTQERMRSFEVIMDSMTEDELENPRKIGQSRTERIARGSGQPEDRVRELLQQHKMMERTIKQFQGMGQGDMDMQRMMKQMQNQGGGGGGGMGGGDFPF is encoded by the coding sequence ATGGTACTCGACGATCTCGGGAGTTCCCTGCGGGGCACCCTCGACAAGCTCCGCGGCAAGTCCCGAATCAGCGAGGAGGACGTCGAGGAGGTCGTCAAGGAGATCCAGCGCTCGCTCCTGCAGGCCGACGTCGACGTCTCGCTCGTGATGGACCTGTCGGACGGCATCAAGGAGCGCGCCCTGGAGGAGGAACCCCCCGCCGGCACCACCGCCCGCGAGCACGTCCTCCGCATCGTCTACGAGGAGATGGTCGACCTCGTCGGCGAGAGCACGGAACTGCCCTTAGAGGAGCAGACGATCCTGCTCGCCGGCCTCTACGGCTCGGGGAAGACGACCACCGCCGCCAAGATGGCGTGGTGGTTCTCGAAGAAGGGCCTCCGCCCCGCGGTCATCCAGACCGACACGGACCGCCCCGGCGCGTACGACCAGGCCAAGCAGATGGCCGAGCGCGCGGAGGTCGACTTCTACGGCGACCCCGACGAGGACGACCCCGTTGCGATCGCCGAGGCGGGCCTCGACGCCACCGAGGACGCCGACGTCCGCATCGTCGACACGGCCGGCCGCGACGGCCTCAACGAGGAGCTCATCGACCAGATCGAGGAGATCGAGGCCGCCGCCGACCCCGACCGCAACCTGCTCGTCATCGACGCCGCGATGGGCCAGAGCGCGAAGGATCAGGCCCAGGAGTTCGAGGAGTCGATCGGCATCGACGGCGTCGCCATCACCAAGTTAGACGGGACGGCGAAGGGTGGCGGCGCGCTCGCGGCGGTCAACGAGACCGGCTCCTCCATCGCCTTCCTCGGCACCGGCGAGGAGGTCAAGGACGTCGAGCGGTTCGAGCCGGACGGCTTCATCTCCCGCCTGCTCGGGATGGGCGACCTCAAGCAACTCACCGAGCGCGTCGAGCGCGCGATGGCGGAGAGCCGCGAGGAGGACGACGACGACTGGGACCCCGAGGACATGCTCCAGGGCCAGTTCACCCTCCGGGACATGAAAAAGCAGATGGACGCGATGAACCGCATGGGGCCGCTCGACCAGGTGATGGACATGATCCCCGGCCTCGGCGGCGGCATCAAGGACCAGTTGCCCGACGACGCGATGGACGTTACCCAGGAGCGCATGCGGAGCTTCGAGGTCATCATGGACTCGATGACCGAGGACGAACTGGAGAACCCCCGCAAGATCGGCCAGAGCCGCACCGAGCGCATCGCCCGCGGCAGCGGCCAGCCCGAGGACCGCGTCCGCGAACTGCTCCAGCAACATAAGATGATGGAACGCACCATCAAGCAGTTCCAGGGCATGGGCCAGGGCGACATGGACATGCAGCGCATGATGAAACAGATGCAAAACCAGGGCGGCGGCGGTGGCGGCGGCATGGGCGGCGGGGACTTTCCCTTCTGA
- a CDS encoding response regulator, whose protein sequence is MPENPTVLVVDDEEKLADMYSLWLRSDYDVRTANDARDAVGVLDESVDVVLLDRRMPGLSGDRLLDELPADRPFGVIMVSAVDPDFDIVDMEFDDYLPKPVQHDDLRAAIDHQVDALDRDRRLRQYLAARAKLGALEARKPSHVLAEHAAYDDLRSTADRLESGLRDSVPEFDDLVDGFAAIDRGS, encoded by the coding sequence ATGCCAGAGAACCCGACCGTCCTCGTGGTCGACGACGAGGAGAAACTCGCCGACATGTACTCGCTGTGGCTGCGCAGCGACTACGACGTACGGACCGCAAACGACGCCCGCGACGCGGTGGGCGTGCTCGACGAGTCGGTCGACGTCGTGTTGTTGGACCGCCGGATGCCGGGGCTGTCCGGCGACCGGTTGCTCGACGAACTGCCCGCGGACCGGCCGTTCGGGGTGATCATGGTCTCGGCCGTCGACCCGGACTTCGACATCGTCGACATGGAGTTCGACGACTACCTCCCCAAGCCGGTACAACACGACGACCTGCGGGCGGCGATCGACCACCAGGTCGACGCGCTGGACCGCGACCGACGGCTCCGTCAGTACCTCGCCGCCCGCGCGAAACTCGGCGCGCTGGAGGCCCGGAAGCCGTCCCACGTCCTCGCCGAACACGCCGCCTACGACGACCTCCGGTCGACGGCCGACCGGCTGGAGTCGGGGCTGCGCGACTCGGTGCCCGAGTTCGACGACCTTGTCGACGGGTTCGCCGCCATCGACCGCGGGTCGTAG
- the ftsY gene encoding signal recognition particle-docking protein FtsY produces MFDSLKDKLGSFRDDAEEVAEEKAEEADADEVDPEADAETTADGEPAPDDVGDPESDAAVEEAEEAVAEAESPETATAAEAVPREDDAPLPEDDGGPAEGSDDADADDAEGSDDSGGTGFARKAKAVATGKFVIEEEDLEDPLWELEMALLESDVEMSVAEEILDTLREELVGETRGFTESTGSVVEDALREALLEVISVGQFDFDERVAEADKPLVIIFTGVNGVGKTTTIAKLSRYLEDRGYSSVLANGDTYRAGANEQIQEHADALDRKLIAHQQGGDPAAVIYDAVEYAEANDVDVVLGDTAGRLHTDEGLMDQLEKIGRVVGPDMTLFVDEAVAGQDAVQRAKQFDEAAAIDGSVLTKADADPQGGAAISIAHVTGKPILFLGTGQEYDDIERFDPDEMVERLVGGE; encoded by the coding sequence ATGTTCGACAGCCTGAAGGACAAGCTCGGGAGCTTCCGCGACGACGCCGAGGAGGTCGCCGAGGAGAAGGCCGAGGAGGCCGACGCGGACGAGGTCGACCCCGAGGCGGACGCCGAGACGACCGCCGACGGCGAGCCGGCTCCCGACGACGTCGGCGATCCGGAGTCGGACGCGGCCGTCGAGGAGGCCGAGGAGGCGGTCGCCGAGGCCGAGTCCCCCGAGACGGCCACCGCCGCGGAGGCGGTCCCGCGCGAGGACGACGCGCCGCTGCCCGAGGACGACGGCGGCCCCGCCGAAGGATCCGACGACGCCGACGCGGACGACGCCGAGGGATCGGACGACTCCGGCGGCACCGGCTTCGCCCGCAAGGCGAAGGCGGTCGCGACCGGGAAGTTCGTCATCGAGGAGGAGGACCTCGAGGACCCCCTCTGGGAGCTGGAGATGGCGCTGCTGGAGAGCGACGTCGAGATGAGCGTCGCGGAGGAGATACTCGACACCCTCCGCGAGGAACTCGTCGGCGAGACCCGCGGGTTCACCGAGAGCACGGGGTCGGTCGTCGAGGACGCGCTGCGCGAGGCGCTTCTGGAGGTCATCAGCGTCGGCCAGTTCGACTTCGACGAGCGGGTCGCCGAGGCCGACAAGCCGCTGGTGATCATCTTCACCGGCGTCAACGGCGTCGGCAAGACGACGACCATCGCGAAGCTCTCGCGCTACCTCGAAGACCGGGGCTACTCCTCCGTGCTGGCGAACGGCGACACGTACCGCGCCGGCGCGAACGAGCAGATACAGGAGCACGCCGACGCCCTGGACCGGAAGCTCATCGCCCACCAGCAGGGCGGCGACCCGGCGGCCGTCATCTACGACGCCGTCGAGTACGCCGAGGCCAACGACGTGGACGTGGTGCTGGGCGACACGGCCGGCCGGCTCCACACCGACGAGGGGCTGATGGACCAACTGGAGAAGATCGGCCGCGTCGTCGGTCCGGACATGACGCTGTTCGTCGACGAGGCCGTCGCCGGACAGGACGCGGTCCAGCGCGCGAAGCAGTTCGACGAGGCCGCGGCCATCGACGGCTCGGTGCTCACGAAGGCCGACGCCGACCCGCAGGGCGGCGCGGCCATCTCCATCGCCCACGTCACGGGCAAGCCGATCCTCTTCCTGGGGACCGGCCAGGAGTACGACGACATCGAGCGGTTCGACCCGGACGAGATGGTCGAGCGCTTGGTCGGCGGGGAGTAG
- the pfdA gene encoding prefoldin subunit alpha, giving the protein MGGGQQELQQISQEIQEIQEEVEALEGEVEELQTEKTEIDEAIEAIETLETGSTVQVPLGGDAYLRAEVQDIDEVIVGLGGGYAAEREQDDAVDTLENKKEHVDDRIDDVNSEIAELEAESEELEQQAQQMQQQQMQQQMQQMQGEEDGE; this is encoded by the coding sequence ATGGGCGGTGGCCAGCAGGAGCTCCAGCAGATCTCCCAGGAGATCCAGGAGATCCAGGAGGAGGTCGAGGCGCTCGAAGGCGAGGTCGAGGAGCTCCAGACCGAGAAGACCGAGATCGACGAGGCCATCGAGGCCATCGAGACGCTGGAGACGGGGTCGACGGTGCAGGTGCCGCTGGGCGGCGACGCGTACCTCCGCGCGGAAGTACAGGACATCGACGAGGTCATCGTCGGCCTCGGCGGCGGCTACGCCGCTGAGCGCGAGCAGGACGACGCCGTCGACACGCTGGAGAACAAGAAGGAACACGTCGACGACCGGATCGACGACGTGAACTCGGAGATCGCCGAGCTGGAGGCCGAAAGCGAGGAACTGGAGCAGCAGGCCCAGCAGATGCAACAGCAGCAGATGCAACAGCAGATGCAGCAGATGCAGGGCGAGGAAGACGGCGAGTAA
- the rpl18a gene encoding 50S ribosomal protein L18Ae: protein MSEFTVNGKFQSRDGWSRFEKTVDAENENVAEEYVYSRLGSHHGLKRTQIEVSEVEAQ, encoded by the coding sequence ATGAGCGAGTTTACTGTCAACGGCAAGTTCCAGAGTCGGGACGGCTGGTCCCGGTTCGAGAAGACGGTCGACGCCGAAAACGAGAACGTCGCCGAGGAGTACGTCTACTCCCGGCTCGGCAGCCACCACGGGCTCAAGCGCACCCAGATCGAGGTCTCGGAGGTCGAGGCACAATGA
- a CDS encoding translation initiation factor IF-6, translating into MLRAAFSGSSYVGVFARATDRCLLIRPDVPDDLVADIEDELDVPAVETTVGGSSTVGALATGNENGLLVSRQLRDVERERIEAAVDVPVTELPARINSVGNVVLANDAGAYVHPDLPQEAVQVVEDALDVPVERGELAGVRTVGTAAVATNDGVLCHPKTTDGELDFLEDLLDVHADIGTINYGAPLVGSGLVANTHGYVAGQDTTGPELGRIEDALGYID; encoded by the coding sequence TTGCTCCGCGCCGCGTTCTCCGGGTCGTCGTACGTCGGTGTGTTCGCACGCGCGACAGACCGGTGTCTGCTGATCCGCCCCGACGTCCCCGACGACCTGGTGGCCGACATCGAGGACGAACTCGACGTCCCGGCCGTCGAGACGACCGTCGGCGGCTCCAGTACGGTCGGCGCGCTCGCCACCGGCAACGAGAACGGGCTGCTCGTCAGCCGCCAGCTCCGCGACGTCGAGCGCGAGCGCATCGAAGCGGCCGTCGACGTGCCCGTCACGGAGCTGCCGGCCCGCATCAACTCCGTCGGCAACGTCGTGCTGGCCAACGACGCCGGCGCGTACGTCCACCCCGACCTGCCCCAGGAGGCGGTCCAGGTCGTCGAGGACGCGCTCGACGTGCCGGTCGAGCGCGGCGAACTCGCCGGCGTCCGCACCGTCGGCACCGCCGCGGTCGCGACGAACGACGGCGTGCTCTGTCACCCCAAGACGACCGACGGGGAGCTGGACTTCCTGGAGGACCTGCTCGACGTGCACGCCGACATCGGCACGATAAACTACGGCGCACCGCTGGTCGGCTCCGGCCTCGTCGCCAACACCCACGGCTACGTCGCCGGGCAGGACACCACCGGTCCCGAACTCGGGCGCATCGAGGACGCGCTCGGCTACATCGACTGA
- a CDS encoding 50S ribosomal protein L31e, whose translation MSASDFEERVVTVPLRDAKAEAKHKRADKAMTLVREHLAQHFSVEEDAVRLDPSINEAVWSQGRKNPPSKLRVRAARFDEEGRGVVEAEYAE comes from the coding sequence ATGAGCGCCAGCGACTTCGAGGAGCGGGTCGTCACCGTTCCGCTGCGCGACGCGAAGGCCGAGGCAAAGCACAAGCGCGCCGACAAGGCGATGACGCTCGTCCGCGAGCACCTCGCCCAGCACTTCTCCGTCGAGGAGGACGCCGTGCGACTGGACCCCTCGATCAACGAGGCCGTCTGGTCGCAGGGCCGCAAGAACCCGCCGAGCAAGCTCCGCGTCCGCGCCGCCCGCTTCGACGAGGAGGGGCGGGGCGTCGTCGAAGCAGAGTACGCAGAGTAA
- a CDS encoding 50S ribosomal protein L39e encodes MGKKSKAKKKRLAKLENQNSRVPAWVMMKTDMEVQRNPKRRNWRRNDTDE; translated from the coding sequence ATGGGTAAGAAATCGAAGGCCAAGAAAAAGCGGCTCGCGAAGCTCGAGAACCAGAACAGCCGGGTGCCGGCGTGGGTCATGATGAAGACGGACATGGAGGTCCAGCGAAACCCCAAGCGGCGCAACTGGCGGCGTAACGACACCGACGAATAA
- the thpR gene encoding RNA 2',3'-cyclic phosphodiesterase, whose product MRLFVSVDLPDELADSVREVQELFEGAGGLNVTDPEQAHVTMKFLGEVDESRLDEVTAAVERGVERGVDAAGIDGAFPARFAGLGVFPSLDYISVVWLGVEVGSDELAALHEGIEAETTAVGFDPEDHDFTPHVTLARMEHAGGKERVQDVVENRHPTVGEMAVDEVRLTESVLTDDGPTYSTVESFPL is encoded by the coding sequence ATGCGACTGTTCGTCAGCGTCGACCTGCCGGACGAACTGGCCGACTCGGTCCGGGAGGTCCAGGAACTGTTCGAGGGGGCGGGCGGGCTGAACGTCACCGACCCCGAGCAGGCCCACGTGACGATGAAGTTCCTCGGCGAAGTCGACGAGAGCCGGCTGGACGAGGTGACCGCCGCCGTCGAGCGCGGGGTCGAGCGGGGCGTCGACGCCGCCGGGATCGACGGCGCGTTCCCGGCGCGTTTCGCCGGGCTAGGGGTGTTTCCGAGCCTCGACTACATCAGCGTCGTGTGGCTCGGCGTCGAGGTCGGAAGCGACGAACTGGCCGCGCTCCACGAGGGGATCGAGGCCGAGACGACGGCGGTCGGGTTCGACCCCGAGGACCACGACTTCACGCCCCACGTCACGCTCGCCCGGATGGAACACGCCGGCGGGAAGGAGCGGGTGCAGGACGTCGTCGAGAACCGCCACCCGACCGTCGGCGAGATGGCCGTCGACGAGGTGCGCCTGACCGAGAGCGTCCTGACCGACGACGGCCCGACGTACTCGACGGTCGAGTCGTTCCCGCTGTGA
- a CDS encoding tetratricopeptide repeat protein, with product MTEDHDDHQFSEGQGFSDPYDEFDLDPPELDVDPDKVDPVDSRVVSDLLDESAIADEQVDADSLVDVGLEYTRINRYEQATDAFERAARFADDDLVEQEAWTNKGAAHAELEEWDAAIGAYREALSIDDSSEHAASAETNLAYALWESGQSEQALEHAERAVEIDERFAQAWYNRGFFLLERGLAEDALNSLDNAIRLGMRNSTILEEKARALEELGEWERAEEIAEEAEEIRKEAEQELVE from the coding sequence ATGACTGAGGACCACGACGACCATCAGTTCTCCGAGGGGCAGGGCTTCAGCGACCCCTACGACGAGTTCGACCTCGACCCGCCGGAACTCGACGTCGACCCGGACAAGGTCGACCCCGTCGACTCGCGGGTCGTATCGGACCTGCTCGACGAGTCGGCCATCGCCGACGAGCAGGTCGACGCGGACTCGCTGGTGGACGTCGGACTGGAGTACACCCGCATCAACCGCTACGAGCAGGCGACCGACGCGTTCGAGCGCGCGGCCCGCTTCGCCGACGACGACCTAGTCGAGCAGGAAGCCTGGACGAACAAGGGCGCGGCCCACGCCGAACTGGAGGAGTGGGACGCCGCCATCGGCGCGTACCGCGAGGCGCTGTCGATCGACGACTCCAGCGAGCACGCCGCGAGCGCGGAGACGAACCTCGCGTACGCGCTGTGGGAGTCCGGGCAGAGCGAGCAGGCCTTAGAGCACGCCGAGCGCGCCGTCGAGATCGACGAGCGGTTCGCGCAGGCGTGGTACAACCGCGGCTTCTTCCTGCTGGAGCGCGGGCTGGCCGAGGACGCGCTCAACAGCCTCGACAACGCGATCCGGCTGGGGATGCGCAACTCGACCATCCTAGAGGAGAAGGCCCGCGCGCTGGAGGAACTGGGCGAGTGGGAGCGCGCCGAGGAGATCGCAGAGGAGGCCGAGGAGATCCGGAAGGAGGCCGAGCAGGAGCTGGTAGAGTGA
- a CDS encoding DUF424 domain-containing protein codes for MIVNERDTEEGLLVAVCDDGLIGETFAEGDVSITVSEEFYGGERVDEAAVVDSLARATVANIVGREAVELAIDEGFVEEGNVLEVESTLHAQMLSLV; via the coding sequence GTGATCGTCAACGAGCGCGACACGGAGGAGGGGCTGCTCGTCGCGGTGTGTGACGACGGCCTGATCGGCGAGACGTTCGCGGAGGGCGACGTGTCGATCACCGTCTCCGAGGAGTTCTACGGCGGCGAGCGCGTCGACGAGGCGGCCGTCGTCGACAGCCTCGCCCGCGCGACGGTGGCAAACATCGTCGGCCGCGAGGCCGTCGAACTGGCGATCGACGAGGGGTTCGTCGAGGAGGGGAACGTCCTCGAAGTCGAGTCGACGCTGCACGCCCAGATGCTGTCGCTGGTCTGA